One part of the Bdellovibrio bacteriovorus genome encodes these proteins:
- a CDS encoding lipocalin family protein → MKPLLLCLLLFSSTSFAFAADLPVVDQVDIPRYMGKWHEIASIPQSFQKQCVSNTTAEYELLTDTNEVKVLNSCQTASGDRSQSEGRGKVVDPTTNAKLKVTFVKIGDRWIYIFGGKYWIIRLDENYQFAVVGHPSRDYGWILSRTPDLPAATLKDLTIFLQDKGYDPCKFLTTPQDGGLTEQKPLCQL, encoded by the coding sequence ATGAAGCCACTGCTGTTGTGCTTACTGTTGTTCTCTTCCACGAGCTTCGCCTTTGCCGCAGATCTGCCGGTGGTGGATCAAGTGGACATTCCCCGCTATATGGGAAAGTGGCACGAGATCGCCTCGATTCCTCAATCTTTTCAAAAACAATGTGTGAGTAACACCACCGCAGAGTACGAACTACTGACCGACACCAACGAAGTGAAAGTTCTGAATTCGTGTCAGACCGCCAGCGGCGATCGCAGTCAGTCTGAGGGCCGTGGCAAAGTCGTGGATCCCACGACGAACGCCAAACTGAAAGTGACGTTCGTAAAAATTGGCGACCGCTGGATTTACATTTTTGGAGGAAAGTACTGGATCATCCGCTTGGATGAAAACTATCAGTTCGCGGTGGTGGGCCACCCAAGCCGCGATTACGGCTGGATTCTGTCACGCACTCCGGATCTGCCCGCCGCGACACTGAAGGACCTGACGATATTTTTGCAGGACAAGGGATATGATCCCTGCAAGTTCCTGACAACCCCGCAAGACGGAGGACTTACCGAACAGAAGCCGCTTTGCCAACTGTAG
- a CDS encoding NADP-dependent isocitrate dehydrogenase, which produces MKKIKVANPVVELDGDEMTRIIWKFIKQQLILPYLDIDIKYYDLGMEHRDATNDQVTVDAAEAIKKYNVGIKCATITPDEARVKEFNLKQMWKSPNGTIRNILDGTVFREPIICKNVPRLVPNWTAPICIGRHAFGDQYRATDFVTKGKGKLTVTFQPENGGETITHEVYNFKGDGVALTMYNTDESITGFARSCFNQALSKKWPLYLSTKNTILKKYDGRFKDIFEEIYQKEFKVKFDAAGITYEHRLIDDMVASALKWNGNFVWACKNYDGDVQSDTVAQGFGSLGLMTSVLVTPDGKTMESEAAHGTVTRHYRQHQQGKPTSTNPIASIFAWTRGLEHRGNLDNNQELVKFAQTLEKVCVETVEAGFMTKDLAVCIYGDKVPADKYMNTEPFLAKLDENLKKALSM; this is translated from the coding sequence ATGAAAAAAATCAAAGTTGCCAATCCCGTCGTTGAACTCGACGGTGATGAAATGACAAGAATCATCTGGAAATTCATCAAACAACAATTGATCCTTCCATACCTTGATATCGACATTAAGTACTACGACTTGGGCATGGAGCATCGTGATGCCACCAACGACCAAGTGACTGTTGACGCTGCGGAAGCGATCAAAAAGTACAACGTGGGTATCAAATGCGCGACGATCACTCCGGACGAAGCTCGCGTAAAAGAATTCAACCTGAAACAAATGTGGAAGTCCCCGAACGGCACTATCCGTAACATTTTGGATGGTACTGTTTTCCGTGAACCAATCATCTGCAAAAACGTGCCTCGTTTGGTTCCTAACTGGACAGCGCCCATCTGCATCGGTCGTCACGCTTTCGGTGACCAATACCGTGCAACTGATTTCGTTACCAAAGGCAAAGGCAAGCTGACTGTGACTTTCCAGCCTGAAAACGGTGGCGAAACGATCACTCACGAAGTTTACAACTTCAAAGGTGATGGCGTTGCATTGACCATGTACAACACTGACGAATCCATCACTGGTTTCGCACGTTCTTGCTTCAACCAGGCGTTGAGCAAAAAATGGCCGTTGTACCTATCCACTAAAAACACCATCCTGAAAAAATACGATGGTCGCTTCAAAGACATCTTCGAAGAGATCTATCAAAAAGAATTCAAAGTGAAGTTCGATGCTGCCGGCATCACTTACGAGCACCGTCTGATCGACGACATGGTTGCTTCCGCTTTGAAATGGAATGGTAACTTCGTATGGGCATGTAAGAACTACGACGGCGACGTTCAGTCCGATACCGTGGCTCAGGGTTTCGGTTCTTTGGGTCTGATGACTTCCGTATTGGTCACTCCAGACGGTAAAACCATGGAATCTGAAGCAGCGCACGGCACAGTGACTCGTCACTACCGTCAGCACCAGCAAGGCAAGCCAACTTCCACGAATCCAATCGCTTCCATCTTTGCATGGACTCGCGGTCTTGAGCACCGTGGTAACCTGGATAACAACCAGGAGCTTGTGAAGTTCGCTCAGACTTTGGAAAAAGTCTGCGTTGAGACTGTTGAAGCTGGTTTCATGACCAAAGACCTTGCCGTTTGCATCTATGGCGACAAAGTTCCAGCTGACAAGTACATGAACACTGAGCCGTTCCTGGCGAAGTTGGATGAGAACTTGAAAAAAGCTCTTTCCATGTAA
- a CDS encoding TetR/AcrR family transcriptional regulator, with the protein MAKTYHHGDLKTAAIKKTVEIIQKKGEADFTLREIAQSLKVSHTAVYRHFKSKQDLLSHIAEEGFNNLIAAFENSTAGLRSPRQRLTALGRTYIEFALSHSGHYRAMFHQELRCAKDQRAELEAAGYKAFAILADCLHDGMKSQIFKKSNPEEAGRSVWSGIHGFSVLMIDGQFQSLTNKAALNEAIDGHLVFLERALLK; encoded by the coding sequence ATGGCAAAGACATATCATCATGGTGACCTTAAAACGGCCGCCATTAAAAAGACGGTTGAAATCATTCAAAAAAAAGGCGAAGCCGATTTTACTTTACGCGAAATCGCGCAAAGCCTCAAAGTGAGCCACACCGCTGTTTACCGCCACTTTAAATCCAAGCAGGATCTGCTTTCACATATCGCCGAAGAGGGTTTTAACAACCTTATTGCCGCTTTTGAAAATTCCACCGCAGGCCTTCGCAGCCCCCGTCAGCGTCTCACGGCTTTGGGAAGAACTTATATTGAGTTTGCCTTAAGCCATTCAGGTCATTACCGGGCGATGTTTCATCAGGAGCTTCGCTGCGCCAAAGACCAGCGCGCAGAGCTTGAAGCCGCGGGCTATAAGGCCTTTGCGATTCTGGCCGACTGCCTGCACGACGGCATGAAGTCCCAGATCTTTAAAAAATCCAATCCCGAAGAGGCGGGCCGGTCGGTTTGGTCCGGCATTCATGGTTTCTCGGTTTTGATGATCGATGGTCAATTCCAAAGCCTGACCAATAAGGCCGCTTTGAACGAAGCTATCGACGGCCATCTGGTCTTTCTGGAACGAGCGCTTTTGAAATAG
- a CDS encoding DoxX family protein, giving the protein MKKLNAFYRMLIVFSLLALAAKAGGLLATWREVPLWIMIQVFFFAGVSHFTPLRHEFVKMIPPVLPAKMLLVYVTGALEILGAVDLADPVTRPFAAKALIVFLILVFPANYYAAKHDIRFRGAKPLSVLQRGLVQAAFIAALYVGGVA; this is encoded by the coding sequence ATGAAAAAGCTCAATGCCTTTTACCGTATGTTAATCGTGTTTTCTTTGTTGGCGCTGGCGGCCAAGGCCGGCGGACTGCTGGCCACCTGGAGGGAGGTCCCTCTGTGGATCATGATTCAGGTCTTTTTCTTTGCCGGGGTCAGTCACTTTACGCCGCTTCGTCATGAGTTCGTGAAAATGATTCCGCCGGTGTTGCCGGCGAAAATGCTTTTGGTCTATGTGACCGGGGCGCTGGAAATTCTGGGCGCCGTGGATCTGGCAGATCCGGTCACGCGTCCTTTTGCCGCCAAGGCGCTGATTGTGTTTTTGATTCTGGTTTTCCCGGCCAATTACTATGCCGCCAAGCATGACATCCGCTTCCGGGGTGCCAAGCCATTGTCAGTGCTTCAGCGCGGTTTGGTGCAGGCCGCTTTCATTGCCGCTTTGTATGTGGGGGGTGTCGCATGA
- a CDS encoding NAD(P)H-dependent oxidoreductase, which translates to MKKILILNGHPNEAALCGSLAQKYFDGAKDAGFDVKLVHLSRLQFDPILHKGYLQIQELEPDLVQIQKDILWSEHIVIVHPIWWGTVPALLKGFLDRVLLPGFAFKYRKDNPLWDRLLKGRTGRLIITTDAPWWWNKFVNWNPAIHMMKTTVLEFCGVKPVKVTQFDEVKNRKAPQIEAFLQKTYELGKKGI; encoded by the coding sequence ATGAAAAAGATTTTGATCCTGAACGGTCATCCGAACGAAGCAGCACTTTGCGGGTCCTTGGCGCAAAAATACTTTGATGGTGCGAAGGATGCCGGATTTGACGTGAAGTTGGTGCATCTGTCACGTTTGCAGTTTGATCCAATTTTGCATAAAGGTTATCTGCAGATTCAGGAGCTAGAGCCTGACCTGGTTCAAATTCAAAAAGACATCCTGTGGTCGGAACACATTGTGATCGTTCATCCCATCTGGTGGGGAACGGTGCCGGCTTTGTTAAAAGGTTTCCTGGATCGAGTCCTGCTTCCGGGTTTTGCATTTAAGTATCGCAAGGACAATCCGTTGTGGGATCGTTTGTTGAAAGGTCGCACGGGCAGACTGATTATTACGACGGATGCACCATGGTGGTGGAACAAGTTTGTAAATTGGAATCCGGCGATTCATATGATGAAAACCACCGTGTTGGAGTTCTGTGGCGTCAAACCGGTGAAGGTCACACAGTTTGATGAAGTCAAAAACAGAAAGGCCCCACAGATAGAGGCCTTCCTGCAAAAAACTTACGAATTGGGAAAGAAGGGGATTTAA
- a CDS encoding LysR family transcriptional regulator, whose amino-acid sequence MSLLSPSLEAFWAVVQKGTVLEAAKMVNLTQTGVTQRIRSLEKQLGVTLFTRSRKGMRLTQEGESLLRYVQAARDLEGDTLSKISGKKESSFFEVCISGTSTLMRSRIIPKASLVMKKNPKLRVRFDITDTDSVLGKLKTGFAQIGALPASQVGLELDSKTLAPERYVLVGASAWKKRTLDDILTNEPIIDFDPQDTVTLDLLKKYKLAGKAQKLRNYANNIDALTYMLQQGLGYSTLTEEFARPYIKEGSLCLLASDLHLDYSVALAWYPRTEMPPYFKQLVESLTKKT is encoded by the coding sequence ATGAGTTTACTGAGCCCTTCCCTTGAAGCTTTCTGGGCCGTCGTCCAAAAGGGCACGGTCCTGGAAGCTGCTAAAATGGTAAATCTCACCCAGACAGGGGTGACCCAACGAATCCGGAGCCTGGAAAAGCAACTGGGTGTGACGCTGTTCACCCGCTCCCGTAAAGGCATGCGTCTGACCCAGGAAGGGGAATCCCTTCTGCGCTATGTCCAGGCCGCCCGCGATCTCGAAGGGGACACCCTGTCTAAAATTTCCGGCAAAAAAGAATCCAGCTTCTTTGAAGTCTGCATCAGTGGAACTTCCACACTGATGCGTTCGCGGATCATCCCTAAAGCCAGCTTGGTGATGAAAAAGAATCCGAAGCTGCGCGTGCGCTTTGATATCACCGACACCGACAGTGTTTTAGGAAAACTAAAAACCGGCTTTGCCCAGATTGGGGCTTTGCCTGCAAGTCAAGTGGGGCTGGAGCTGGATTCCAAGACGCTCGCCCCGGAACGATATGTTCTGGTGGGAGCTTCTGCGTGGAAGAAAAGAACGCTCGATGATATTTTAACCAACGAACCGATTATTGATTTTGATCCTCAAGACACGGTGACGTTGGATCTGCTAAAGAAGTACAAACTTGCCGGAAAAGCGCAAAAATTACGTAACTATGCCAACAACATCGATGCGCTGACCTACATGCTGCAACAGGGACTGGGTTATTCGACTCTGACGGAAGAATTCGCGCGGCCTTATATTAAAGAGGGCAGTCTTTGTCTTCTTGCGAGTGATTTGCATCTGGATTATTCCGTGGCGCTTGCATGGTATCCACGCACCGAAATGCCGCCGTATTTCAAACAACTTGTCGAATCTCTGACAAAGAAAACGTAA